One Desulfocurvibacter africanus subsp. africanus DSM 2603 DNA segment encodes these proteins:
- a CDS encoding DVU_1557 family redox protein — protein MQRFPELMEKYRGWRCAACGEEMTPGPVALEYMGNEFVVELPVCKTCGQVLVPEELALGKMHEVEQILEDK, from the coding sequence ATGCAACGATTCCCGGAGTTGATGGAAAAGTATCGCGGCTGGCGTTGCGCGGCCTGCGGCGAGGAAATGACACCCGGCCCTGTCGCGCTCGAATACATGGGCAACGAGTTCGTGGTGGAGCTGCCGGTCTGCAAGACCTGCGGCCAGGTGCTGGTGCCCGAGGAGCTGGCCTTGGGCAAGATGCACGAGGTGGAGCAGATCCTGGAGGACAAGTGA
- the trsS gene encoding radical SAM (seleno)protein TrsS: protein MTGKPHIPPTDGRGAWKQTKETSRDHGATRSVCPICLRSVDARRVGQGDTTWLIKDCPEHGRFSAPIWRGAPDFEAWKRPKLPSAPRLSLTCREKGCPHDCGLCEEHGQHTCTALLEVTARCNLACPVCFASAGGTDPAGDPDLARIGFWYERVMAASGPCNIQLSGGEPTVRDDLPEIVALGRERGFSFIQLNTNGLRLAQDAVYAQTLRNAGLASVFLQFDAMDDETYRVLRGRPLLHRKLLAVERCLELGLGVVLVPTLAPGVNEQALGPIVEYALSMGIGVRGVHIQPMSRFGRFPGAPDGERITLPEIMRLLEAQTDGMLCAAHFEPPGCEHALCSFHATYVRTLDGKLKPLKTGGCCGPKTDPIPAEEGSRRAVARVAREWVAPKPLDTSPDNTASRAKGDFDLFLDQARSTFTVSAMAFQDAWTLDLERLQGCCIHVVSPDGRLVPFCAWNLTAADGTPLHRGRG from the coding sequence ATGACTGGTAAACCGCACATACCGCCCACAGACGGACGGGGCGCATGGAAACAGACCAAGGAAACTTCGCGCGATCACGGCGCAACCCGCAGCGTCTGCCCGATCTGCCTGCGCAGCGTGGACGCGCGTCGTGTCGGCCAGGGAGATACGACCTGGCTGATCAAGGATTGCCCGGAACACGGGCGCTTCAGCGCGCCTATATGGCGCGGCGCGCCGGATTTCGAGGCCTGGAAACGGCCCAAGCTTCCGTCCGCGCCGCGCCTGAGCCTCACCTGCCGCGAAAAGGGCTGCCCGCACGACTGCGGCCTGTGCGAGGAGCACGGCCAGCACACCTGCACGGCCCTGCTTGAGGTCACCGCGCGCTGCAACCTGGCCTGCCCGGTCTGCTTTGCCTCGGCGGGAGGGACTGACCCGGCCGGAGATCCGGACCTGGCGCGCATCGGTTTCTGGTACGAGCGGGTCATGGCCGCCTCCGGGCCGTGCAACATCCAACTCTCGGGCGGCGAGCCGACCGTGCGCGACGATCTGCCCGAGATCGTGGCCCTGGGCCGCGAACGCGGCTTTTCCTTCATCCAGCTCAACACCAACGGCCTGCGCCTGGCCCAGGACGCGGTCTATGCCCAGACCTTGCGTAATGCGGGCCTGGCCTCTGTCTTCCTGCAGTTCGACGCCATGGACGACGAAACGTACCGCGTCCTGCGCGGTCGGCCGCTCCTGCATCGCAAACTGCTCGCGGTGGAGCGCTGCCTGGAATTGGGTCTGGGCGTGGTGCTGGTGCCCACGCTCGCGCCGGGCGTCAACGAGCAGGCCCTTGGCCCGATCGTCGAGTACGCCCTGAGCATGGGCATCGGCGTACGCGGCGTGCACATCCAGCCCATGAGCCGCTTTGGCCGCTTTCCGGGCGCGCCCGACGGCGAGCGCATCACCCTGCCGGAAATCATGCGTCTGCTCGAAGCGCAGACCGACGGCATGCTGTGCGCCGCGCACTTCGAACCGCCGGGCTGCGAACACGCCCTCTGTTCGTTCCACGCCACGTACGTGCGCACGCTGGACGGCAAACTCAAGCCGCTGAAAACCGGCGGTTGCTGCGGTCCCAAGACAGATCCCATTCCGGCCGAGGAAGGCTCTCGCCGCGCCGTGGCGCGGGTGGCCAGGGAATGGGTAGCGCCCAAGCCCTTGGACACGTCGCCGGACAATACCGCTAGCCGTGCCAAGGGCGATTTCGATCTCTTCCTGGATCAGGCGCGATCCACCTTCACTGTTTCGGCCATGGCCTTCCAGGATGCCTGGACCCTGGATCTGGAGCGGCTGCAAGGCTGCTGCATCCATGTCGTTTCGCCGGACGGGCGGCTGGTCCCGTTCTGCGCCTGGAACCTGACCGCTGCCGACGGCACGCCGCTGCATCGGGGGCGGGGATGA
- the trsM gene encoding DVU_1556 family methyltransferase produces MSEAMRHAGIHECGASRGGVDEPWERLALLRAGQLAPPSDHSGKLEAPTGFEGRMLRPGGLTLTARALEICALPPGARVLDAGCGAGDSLEFMCGMGLVPLGIDRSLDQLARCRARPELPVLRGQAQQLPFGDGCLDGILSECVLSLLPDPGQALGEWHRVLRPGGMLALSDLYALDRREPLHNAPCPASCLDGALPLENVLELVRAAGFEPLLVEDHTPLLKRFAAELVFAGIPLETFLGRTGDARSDQGCRCGHGSNARRPRAGYYLLVARKMESRHG; encoded by the coding sequence GTGAGCGAGGCAATGCGCCACGCCGGCATCCATGAATGTGGGGCCAGTCGTGGCGGAGTGGATGAGCCATGGGAGCGGCTCGCCTTGCTGCGTGCCGGTCAGCTTGCGCCTCCTTCAGATCATTCCGGCAAGCTGGAAGCGCCGACCGGCTTCGAAGGCCGCATGCTGCGGCCCGGCGGACTGACGCTCACGGCACGGGCTCTGGAGATCTGTGCCTTGCCGCCCGGCGCGCGCGTGCTGGACGCGGGCTGCGGCGCTGGCGACAGCCTGGAGTTCATGTGCGGCATGGGCCTCGTTCCCCTGGGCATCGACCGATCTCTGGACCAGCTTGCGCGCTGCCGCGCACGGCCCGAGCTGCCCGTTTTACGCGGCCAGGCCCAGCAGTTGCCGTTTGGCGACGGATGTCTGGACGGCATTCTCAGCGAATGTGTCCTCTCGCTGTTGCCGGACCCCGGCCAGGCGCTTGGCGAATGGCACCGCGTGCTCAGGCCCGGCGGGATGCTGGCGCTGAGCGACCTGTATGCCCTGGATCGCCGCGAGCCGCTGCACAATGCGCCTTGTCCCGCATCGTGTCTGGACGGCGCGCTGCCTCTGGAAAACGTGCTCGAACTGGTGCGCGCGGCCGGATTCGAGCCTTTGCTCGTGGAGGACCACACGCCGCTGCTCAAACGCTTCGCGGCCGAGCTGGTCTTCGCGGGCATTCCGCTGGAGACGTTCCTCGGCCGTACCGGCGATGCAAGGTCGGACCAGGGGTGCCGTTGCGGCCACGGTTCGAACGCTCGACGGCCCCGCGCCGGTTACTATCTGCTCGTGGCCCGCAAAATGGAGTCTCGACATGGATGA
- a CDS encoding Hsp20/alpha crystallin family protein: MFRNLLPAMRRRTAESGLPASMSDLMEDLWRSPFGGFSMLEKAEFPSVDVSESENEVMVKAELPGLEAKDVDISLENNQLIIRGEKKFEEEEKKENYHRIERSYGSFFRSVPMPIKVKQEGIKAKFDKGVLRITLPKDEAAKSRKIEIEA; encoded by the coding sequence ATGTTCAGGAATCTTCTCCCGGCCATGCGCCGTCGCACCGCGGAGTCCGGCCTCCCCGCCAGCATGTCCGACCTCATGGAGGATCTCTGGCGCAGCCCCTTTGGCGGATTTTCGATGCTCGAGAAGGCCGAGTTCCCATCGGTGGACGTGAGCGAGAGCGAGAACGAGGTCATGGTCAAGGCCGAGCTGCCGGGCCTTGAGGCCAAGGACGTGGACATCAGCCTTGAGAATAATCAACTCATCATCAGAGGTGAGAAGAAGTTCGAGGAAGAGGAGAAGAAGGAGAATTACCACCGCATCGAGCGCAGTTACGGCTCCTTCTTCCGCTCCGTGCCCATGCCGATCAAGGTCAAGCAGGAGGGCATAAAGGCCAAGTTCGACAAGGGCGTGCTGCGCATCACCTTGCCCAAGGACGAGGCCGCCAAGAGCCGCAAGATCGAGATCGAGGCTTAG
- a CDS encoding DVU_1553 family AMP-dependent CoA ligase, with product MIPRTPLHAWIAQLVGVGPEALSLEHVRAWQLEALRRTLDHAVTNSPFYGERLRIRGDDLCCLDDLARLPFTAPEDLRRDPLRLLCVSQGEIERVVTMDTSGTTGRPKRLFFTHDDLEHTIDFFAHGMTTMIGSGGRVLLFMPGQRPGSVGDLLARGLRRVGATCHCHGFVQNLDEAVRAVAAHGSDGLVGIPSQVLAVARHGRLTGMLRPGDVGSVLLSGDPVTPALREAIAQALGCEVFVHYGLTETGLGGGVECRAQAGAHLREADLYVETVDPVSGQPLPVGQEGEVVLTTLRRRGMPLLRYRTGDLGRLLSEPCPCGTSLPRLMVRGRGDTGVHGLQSAALDEALWPLEDLSFHEALLTDQDGTDILRVTLWSPTQPAHHQRLLDEARSRIKQTPGLREAIEDNSLRLELGMSEDASCLPPPGKRRIRDLRQREETSYLPNAVWSIAIDR from the coding sequence ATGATCCCGCGCACGCCCCTGCACGCCTGGATCGCCCAACTCGTGGGAGTTGGGCCCGAAGCCTTAAGTCTGGAGCATGTGCGCGCTTGGCAACTCGAAGCGCTGCGCCGCACCCTGGATCATGCGGTCACCAACAGCCCCTTTTACGGCGAGCGGCTGCGCATACGGGGCGACGACTTGTGCTGCCTGGATGATCTGGCGCGGCTGCCTTTCACGGCTCCCGAAGATCTGCGGCGCGATCCGCTCCGGCTGCTGTGCGTCTCCCAGGGCGAAATCGAACGCGTGGTGACTATGGACACCTCGGGCACAACTGGCCGGCCCAAGCGGCTTTTCTTTACCCATGACGACCTGGAGCACACCATCGATTTTTTCGCGCATGGCATGACAACCATGATCGGCTCCGGGGGCAGAGTGCTCCTGTTCATGCCGGGCCAACGGCCGGGAAGCGTGGGCGACCTGCTCGCGCGCGGCCTGCGGCGCGTCGGCGCGACCTGCCATTGCCACGGCTTCGTGCAGAATCTGGACGAAGCCGTGCGCGCAGTCGCGGCCCACGGCAGCGACGGCCTGGTCGGCATTCCTTCCCAAGTCCTGGCCGTGGCGCGCCATGGCAGGCTGACGGGCATGCTCAGGCCTGGCGATGTCGGCTCGGTACTGCTCTCGGGCGATCCGGTCACACCTGCGTTACGCGAGGCCATCGCCCAGGCCCTGGGCTGCGAGGTCTTCGTGCATTATGGACTGACCGAGACAGGTCTCGGCGGCGGCGTGGAATGCCGCGCCCAGGCCGGAGCACACTTGCGCGAGGCGGACCTGTACGTGGAGACCGTCGATCCGGTCAGCGGCCAACCCCTGCCCGTCGGGCAGGAAGGCGAGGTGGTGCTGACGACTCTCCGCCGGCGCGGCATGCCCTTGCTGCGCTACCGCACCGGCGATCTGGGCCGCCTGCTGTCCGAACCATGTCCCTGCGGCACCAGCCTCCCGCGTCTCATGGTGCGTGGCCGGGGCGATACGGGCGTGCACGGTCTTCAATCCGCTGCCCTCGACGAAGCGCTGTGGCCCTTGGAGGATCTGTCCTTTCACGAGGCCCTGCTGACGGATCAGGATGGGACCGACATTCTGCGCGTGACGCTCTGGTCGCCCACGCAGCCTGCGCATCACCAGCGCCTGTTGGACGAGGCGCGTTCGCGAATCAAACAAACGCCCGGCCTGCGCGAGGCCATTGAAGACAACAGTCTGCGCCTGGAGCTGGGCATGTCGGAGGACGCTTCATGCCTGCCTCCTCCGGGCAAGCGACGTATCCGTGACCTGCGACAGCGCGAGGAAACATCCTACCTGCCAAACGCCGTATGGAGTATAGCCATTGATCGCTAA
- a CDS encoding pyridine nucleotide-disulfide oxidoreductase/dicluster-binding protein: MEQQELRDWEHRCIQEEPPFCQAACPIHVDVRALTRFLAASDMAGARAVLERTMPLPGVLGLICDHPCEASCRRGDVEESIHIGELERACTLNTKARGRLLPLPPRGKRVAVVGGGLSALTVAWDMGRKGYAVSLFSDEPGGTLLDLPEERLPRAALSAELERLKMLRVTLHPGLPLEAATLKRLADEHDAVYVGFDERTPPDAAKLGLETERDGTPKLEPLSLATSMPGVFAGGVQPLGPLSPIGLAAQGRKAAVSMDRLVQVVSMTASREKEGPCATRLFTSIEGVERKPAVPTAEPGGYLPEEAAAEASRCLQCECMECVKVCAYLERYKGYPRKYAREIYNNLSVIHGLRQANKLINSCSYCGLCETVCPNDFFMADLCAQARAEMVKTKKMPLSAHDFALRDLEFNTSEAASLLLDARGTDESGELGACAYLFFPGCQLSGASPDHVQRTLAHLREKLTGVGIMLHCCGAPAQWAAREDMLQPQLARVHAAWEKLGKPKLILACPTCGATFRDHLPGVETVPLWEVLLKTSLPEGAAAPDAVHALHDPCTARDQPRFLDSVRELLTRLAAPIEELALSRERTLCCGYGGLMEAANPDMGREFALRRAKQSERDYLAYCAMCRDSLSRSGKRVTHLLDLIFPESPDAVQPASPEPYVRKGPGTADRHENRARLKRALLAQAGKETPQMEPWETLELEMEPEVRLAVDQRRILAEDVKQTIHAVQASGRALAQEGGNRLMASHRPAAVTYWVEYEPLGGERFRVHRAWCHRMRVLGIKG; encoded by the coding sequence ATGGAACAGCAGGAGCTTCGCGACTGGGAACACCGCTGCATCCAGGAAGAGCCGCCGTTTTGTCAGGCCGCTTGTCCCATCCATGTGGACGTGCGGGCGCTGACTCGTTTTCTGGCGGCTAGCGACATGGCTGGCGCGCGGGCGGTGCTCGAACGCACCATGCCACTGCCGGGCGTGCTGGGCCTCATCTGCGATCATCCCTGCGAGGCGAGCTGCCGCAGGGGCGACGTGGAAGAGTCCATCCACATCGGTGAACTGGAGCGCGCCTGCACGCTCAACACCAAGGCCAGGGGCCGCCTGCTTCCTCTGCCGCCGCGCGGCAAGCGAGTGGCCGTGGTCGGTGGCGGCCTGAGCGCCCTGACCGTGGCCTGGGACATGGGCAGGAAGGGCTATGCGGTTTCGCTCTTCAGCGATGAACCGGGCGGCACGCTGCTCGACCTGCCCGAGGAACGGTTGCCTCGCGCGGCGCTCTCGGCCGAGCTGGAACGGCTGAAAATGCTGCGCGTGACCCTGCATCCCGGCCTGCCCCTGGAAGCCGCCACCCTGAAGCGGCTGGCCGATGAGCATGACGCGGTCTACGTGGGCTTCGACGAGCGCACCCCGCCGGACGCCGCCAAGCTGGGCTTGGAGACCGAGCGGGACGGAACGCCGAAGCTGGAGCCGCTGAGTTTGGCGACGTCCATGCCGGGCGTGTTCGCGGGCGGCGTGCAGCCGCTTGGGCCGCTTTCGCCCATCGGCCTGGCCGCGCAGGGCCGCAAGGCCGCCGTATCCATGGACCGCCTCGTGCAGGTGGTCTCCATGACTGCCTCGCGCGAGAAGGAGGGTCCGTGCGCGACGCGGCTGTTCACCTCCATCGAGGGGGTGGAACGCAAACCCGCCGTGCCCACGGCCGAGCCCGGAGGCTACCTGCCCGAGGAGGCCGCGGCCGAGGCGTCGCGCTGCCTGCAGTGCGAGTGCATGGAGTGCGTCAAGGTCTGCGCCTACCTGGAGCGCTACAAGGGCTATCCGCGCAAATACGCGCGCGAGATCTACAACAATCTCTCCGTGATCCACGGTCTGCGCCAGGCCAACAAGCTCATCAACTCCTGCAGCTACTGCGGGCTGTGCGAGACCGTCTGCCCCAACGACTTCTTTATGGCCGACCTTTGCGCCCAGGCTCGCGCCGAGATGGTCAAGACGAAGAAGATGCCGCTCTCGGCGCACGATTTCGCTCTGCGCGACCTGGAGTTCAACACCTCGGAGGCTGCTTCACTATTGCTTGATGCGCGGGGAACGGACGAATCCGGCGAACTCGGCGCATGCGCATACCTCTTCTTCCCCGGTTGCCAGCTCTCGGGCGCGTCGCCTGACCACGTGCAACGCACCCTGGCGCACCTGCGGGAAAAGCTGACCGGCGTGGGCATCATGCTGCACTGTTGCGGCGCGCCCGCGCAGTGGGCCGCGCGGGAGGACATGCTGCAGCCTCAACTGGCGCGCGTGCACGCGGCCTGGGAAAAACTCGGCAAGCCCAAGCTGATCCTGGCCTGTCCGACCTGCGGAGCGACCTTCCGCGACCATCTGCCCGGAGTGGAGACAGTCCCGTTATGGGAAGTTCTGCTGAAAACCAGCCTGCCCGAGGGCGCGGCCGCGCCGGATGCGGTCCATGCGCTGCACGACCCATGCACGGCGCGCGACCAGCCCAGGTTCCTTGATTCCGTGCGCGAACTGCTCACGCGGCTGGCCGCGCCCATCGAGGAGCTGGCGCTCTCGCGCGAGCGGACCCTGTGCTGCGGCTACGGCGGGCTCATGGAAGCGGCCAACCCGGACATGGGCCGCGAGTTCGCTTTGCGCCGAGCAAAGCAGAGCGAGCGCGACTATCTGGCCTATTGCGCCATGTGCCGCGACAGCCTCTCGCGCAGCGGCAAACGGGTCACACACCTGCTCGACCTGATCTTTCCGGAATCGCCGGACGCAGTGCAACCCGCTAGTCCCGAGCCCTACGTGCGCAAGGGGCCCGGCACGGCCGACCGCCACGAGAACCGCGCCCGGCTCAAGCGAGCGCTGTTGGCTCAGGCCGGCAAGGAGACTCCGCAGATGGAACCCTGGGAAACACTTGAACTGGAGATGGAGCCCGAGGTGCGCCTGGCCGTGGACCAGCGGCGCATCCTGGCCGAGGACGTGAAGCAGACCATCCATGCGGTGCAGGCCAGCGGCCGGGCGCTGGCCCAGGAGGGTGGCAATCGGCTCATGGCCTCGCACCGTCCGGCGGCCGTGACCTACTGGGTGGAGTACGAGCCACTTGGCGGCGAGCGCTTCCGAGTGCATCGCGCCTGGTGCCACCGCATGCGCGTGCTGGGCATAAAGGGGTAA
- a CDS encoding DNA polymerase III subunit delta' has protein sequence MREPLTIPARQERVRAFLDRLGATPPQVLLLEGGHDPEREALALYWACRLNCARSLACKSDQPVQTALLAPAGQPKVEPCGACPECVQILEQVHRDLVFIDGRTESIKIDMVRELRSLMGEPPRGQGKRVIVLFEAQALQPEAANFLLKSMEEPRPGNVFVLTAPQRERLLPTLVSRSFVLTLAWPEVWEAEPVAGEGENASEWAGAMGEFWRTGRGWFERTSDKGRLDAPLAARVLVECQRALAGALSGREEFGQSLRGLGPESLRRLDAALDMAQECLEYRVNPALTLDWLAVTGFSLTRGQ, from the coding sequence ATGCGTGAACCCCTGACAATTCCCGCGCGGCAGGAACGCGTGCGCGCCTTTCTGGACCGCCTGGGCGCGACTCCGCCGCAAGTCCTGCTCCTGGAGGGCGGCCACGATCCCGAGCGCGAGGCTCTGGCCCTGTATTGGGCCTGTCGCCTCAACTGCGCGCGCTCCCTGGCTTGCAAGTCGGATCAGCCGGTCCAAACCGCGCTGCTCGCTCCGGCTGGTCAGCCCAAGGTCGAACCTTGTGGCGCATGCCCCGAGTGCGTGCAGATCCTGGAGCAGGTCCACCGCGATCTCGTGTTCATCGACGGCCGGACCGAGAGCATCAAGATAGACATGGTCCGCGAGCTGCGCTCGCTCATGGGCGAGCCGCCCAGGGGCCAGGGCAAGCGGGTCATAGTGCTTTTCGAAGCTCAGGCCCTGCAGCCCGAGGCAGCCAACTTCCTGCTCAAGTCCATGGAGGAGCCCAGGCCGGGCAACGTGTTCGTGCTTACCGCGCCGCAACGCGAGCGACTGCTGCCCACGCTCGTCTCGCGCAGCTTTGTGCTGACCCTGGCCTGGCCCGAGGTCTGGGAAGCCGAACCCGTGGCCGGCGAAGGCGAGAACGCGTCCGAATGGGCAGGCGCCATGGGCGAGTTCTGGCGCACTGGACGCGGCTGGTTCGAGCGTACCTCTGACAAGGGCCGTCTGGATGCCCCTCTTGCCGCCCGCGTGCTCGTGGAGTGCCAGCGCGCCTTGGCCGGCGCATTGTCGGGCCGTGAAGAATTCGGCCAAAGCCTGCGGGGTCTTGGCCCCGAGTCCCTGCGCCGGCTCGATGCCGCCTTGGACATGGCCCAGGAATGCCTGGAATACAGGGTCAATCCGGCTCTGACCCTAGACTGGCTGGCCGTAACCGGCTTCTCCCTGACGCGAGGGCAATAA
- a CDS encoding Hpt domain-containing protein, whose translation MPTQERRKASRVPARELDVVVRGAHKRLEAKDISIEGVGLIGSIPDTEPGITEHVDLVVGARPLARDVAARVVYVGRSSVGLAFVNLDPATADELERLMTKRERSIDLDYFESRYAKTPDLLVRLVNLFTQDSSSKRDQIREAMATEDYKRASAVAHSLAGSAATLGALKLRQSALQLEQQLKSGNIEEARLYIQDIEEEVEQANAELAEYMDKYSKS comes from the coding sequence ATGCCGACTCAAGAACGCCGCAAGGCCTCCCGCGTGCCCGCACGCGAGCTCGACGTGGTGGTGCGTGGCGCCCACAAGCGCCTGGAGGCCAAGGATATAAGCATCGAGGGCGTGGGCCTCATCGGCTCCATACCCGATACCGAGCCGGGCATTACCGAGCACGTGGACCTTGTCGTGGGCGCGCGGCCGCTGGCCCGGGATGTCGCCGCGCGCGTGGTCTACGTGGGCCGGAGCAGCGTCGGCTTGGCTTTCGTCAATCTCGATCCGGCTACTGCGGACGAACTGGAACGGCTCATGACCAAGCGGGAGCGTTCCATCGATCTGGACTATTTCGAGAGCCGCTACGCCAAGACGCCCGATCTGCTCGTCCGTCTCGTGAATCTCTTTACCCAGGATTCATCCAGCAAGCGCGACCAGATCCGCGAGGCCATGGCGACCGAGGACTACAAGCGCGCCTCGGCCGTGGCTCACAGCCTGGCGGGCAGCGCCGCCACGCTGGGCGCGCTCAAGCTCAGGCAAAGCGCGCTACAGCTGGAGCAGCAACTCAAGTCCGGCAACATCGAGGAGGCCAGGCTCTATATTCAGGATATCGAGGAAGAAGTGGAGCAAGCCAACGCCGAACTGGCCGAGTACATGGACAAGTACAGCAAATCTTGA
- a CDS encoding HEAT repeat domain-containing protein gives MQRLVERLGSHEMAIRYSAASGLIRLGLACVPLLHELLKQQTWDRRQMEAVHVLNRLGDKRSVPVLRRALNRGGDQERLAVLRGLRGLCSDQSCFLDALEDPFWEIRREAVFALCDLRQPQLRFIVASMAQDPHPLVRGAAINGLGILGTQRDLDLEIVIANALEDRSEWVRSMAAWSVRHLKRHK, from the coding sequence ATGCAGCGCCTTGTGGAACGACTCGGCAGCCACGAAATGGCTATCCGTTATAGTGCCGCATCGGGCCTTATTCGTCTTGGCTTGGCTTGCGTTCCCTTGCTGCATGAACTCCTGAAACAGCAGACCTGGGACCGGCGGCAAATGGAGGCCGTTCACGTGCTCAACCGGCTGGGCGACAAGCGATCCGTGCCCGTGCTGCGCCGCGCCCTGAACCGTGGCGGGGATCAGGAGCGGCTGGCCGTCCTCCGCGGTTTACGCGGGCTATGCAGTGATCAGTCCTGTTTTCTCGACGCCTTGGAGGATCCATTCTGGGAAATCCGCCGCGAGGCCGTTTTCGCTTTATGTGACCTACGCCAGCCGCAACTGCGCTTTATCGTGGCCAGCATGGCTCAGGACCCGCACCCGCTCGTTCGAGGCGCGGCAATCAACGGCTTGGGCATTCTCGGCACTCAAAGAGACCTGGACTTGGAGATAGTGATCGCAAACGCGTTGGAGGATCGCAGTGAGTGGGTACGTTCCATGGCGGCTTGGTCTGTAAGGCATCTCAAACGTCACAAGTAG
- a CDS encoding DUF1848 domain-containing protein, whose protein sequence is MRWPRVDIDTPHGPRQAIAPAVITASRATDIPAFHSGWMLNRLAVGWCRWDNPFGGPAQYVSFARLRAVVLFTKNPRPGLGLLRELERRSLPFYIHVTLNDYETEGWESGLPSLDQRVQNFAELSHQLGRERVIWRFDPLLCSEATPPPELLRRLESLCERLHAHTERLVFSFAHLERYAKVRRNLTAAGVRARSFTTAEMRDMAGRIADLCRVWGLAPTACGEELDFTDCGIERGRCVDPALLLRLAPDDAELARLYGPRRTGQGLLPGAPGPAGSPKDAGQRKACGCAPAKDIGGYTTCGHGCVYCYANSSPDAGRRNAARVDAHSEALKPGGAESMG, encoded by the coding sequence ATGCGCTGGCCGCGCGTAGACATCGACACGCCGCACGGCCCACGTCAGGCCATCGCCCCGGCCGTGATAACGGCAAGCCGCGCCACGGACATACCGGCGTTCCATTCAGGCTGGATGCTCAACCGGCTGGCGGTTGGCTGGTGCCGTTGGGACAACCCCTTCGGCGGCCCGGCGCAATACGTATCCTTCGCGCGCCTGCGGGCCGTGGTCCTGTTCACCAAGAATCCCCGACCCGGCCTGGGCCTGCTGCGCGAACTGGAGCGCCGAAGCCTGCCTTTCTACATCCACGTCACGCTAAACGACTACGAAACGGAAGGCTGGGAGTCCGGCCTGCCCAGCCTGGACCAGCGAGTGCAGAATTTCGCGGAGCTGTCGCACCAGTTGGGCCGCGAGCGCGTGATCTGGCGTTTCGACCCTCTGCTGTGCAGCGAAGCCACGCCTCCGCCCGAGCTGCTGCGCAGGCTGGAATCCCTGTGCGAGCGGCTGCACGCGCACACCGAACGTCTCGTGTTCAGCTTCGCGCACCTGGAGCGCTACGCCAAGGTGCGCCGCAATCTGACAGCGGCCGGAGTGCGGGCGCGCTCGTTCACCACGGCCGAGATGCGCGACATGGCCGGTCGCATCGCGGACCTCTGCCGCGTATGGGGCCTAGCGCCCACCGCCTGCGGAGAAGAGCTTGATTTCACGGATTGCGGGATAGAGCGCGGTCGCTGCGTAGACCCGGCGCTTCTCCTGCGCCTGGCTCCGGACGATGCGGAACTTGCCCGGCTGTATGGACCGCGCCGCACAGGACAAGGCTTGCTGCCCGGCGCGCCGGGTCCGGCAGGCAGCCCCAAGGATGCAGGCCAGCGCAAGGCCTGCGGCTGCGCGCCGGCTAAGGACATCGGAGGCTACACTACCTGCGGCCACGGCTGCGTGTACTGCTATGCCAACAGCTCACCAGATGCCGGGAGGCGCAACGCCGCGCGAGTCGATGCGCATTCCGAGGCGCTGAAGCCCGGCGGTGCGGAATCGATGGGCTAA
- a CDS encoding DVU_1555 family C-GCAxxG-C-C protein: MDDLDLTLMRLHGKGYNCSQILLLLALEMTGRENPDLVRAVGGLGNGLGGCGELCGVLTGSACLISYYAGKGADDETAHDRLPLMITELVEWFGTQACAGCAGIRCADILGEGSAGRPDPGRCGGLIASAWSKSLELLQESGIDPTLPPGEHHDW, encoded by the coding sequence ATGGATGATCTGGACCTGACGCTCATGCGGCTGCACGGCAAGGGCTACAACTGCAGTCAGATCCTGCTGCTCCTGGCCCTGGAGATGACCGGCCGCGAGAACCCGGACCTGGTGCGCGCCGTGGGCGGGCTGGGCAACGGGCTGGGCGGCTGCGGCGAGTTGTGCGGCGTGCTCACTGGCTCGGCCTGCCTGATCTCCTATTACGCGGGCAAGGGCGCGGACGACGAGACCGCGCACGACCGGCTGCCGCTCATGATTACGGAACTGGTCGAGTGGTTCGGCACGCAGGCCTGCGCCGGCTGTGCGGGCATACGTTGCGCCGATATCCTGGGTGAGGGCTCCGCGGGAAGGCCGGACCCCGGCCGCTGCGGCGGTCTGATCGCCTCGGCTTGGAGCAAATCCCTGGAACTCCTGCAGGAGAGCGGCATCGACCCCACGCTGCCGCCGGGTGAGCATCATGACTGGTAA